One genomic segment of Caldimonas brevitalea includes these proteins:
- a CDS encoding PEP/pyruvate-binding domain-containing protein yields the protein MNEIISDYRRMARAEVGGKFHVQALLRGRGIPVPDFFCLSRRLHDRWWQPARAEAAALLATVDPRDRASVTDAARRLQALVHTLDIDAATCRAVHDALDRHLGNAEYVSVRACMLGARPEWSEDSVHDPHAGISATALYVRREDVIARVRDGWASAYSEQALLYRLTQGQDALGVSVAIGVQRMVFGERSFVMFTCDPNTTARDTLLIAGHGIGEGVVQEAVPVDHYFVNAKSGAIERRLAVKHVGLGFDAERGQGLREFEVAPERREAACLDDDEIRTLQALGRKIEQVFGWPQDIEGTLDAQGRVHILQARPVSIDFVRKRLWTGLNIAESYPGVSSPLTYSLARLFYRVIFRDIYRRAGAPDRQLTEHHHRLDRMIGYVNGRIYYSLNAFYLLHGLVPIFPWLCKAWENMVGLKTSYFIDAGEAAPVLPAWRRGWQQLRGWSIFAREFLMLPRRMRAYKQWWRERALQSRRVLQDERDALALTEEFHRLWRDVGRHWGVTLINDAYIFTLHAIVQALFKRWRLDEDPALLSNLLCGDDQIESVEVFLSVLRIAAWVRSQPTLCADFLASDDATLVQRFRARRLHATLLTLLDDHIAAYGDRSMQELKMENPSLRDDPTVLLRGVRRFVKAGLDPDASRAAELKQRAEAEAALDQRFGRRSLRKGLLRWMLKLLREVIAHRENSRYCRSELFGICRDLFRAQAAHLVAQGAIERADDIYYLTVDEITGYTDGTGVDEAFRETVERRRRQLQAYAQQEVPETLATQGALRSNPLARAEAAPGVAGQALQGLGSSMGVAQGRARVVLDPHQVEDLPPDTILVTRETDPGWLFLMLASTGIVVERGSMLSHTAITGRKFGIPTVVGVDDACRRIADGAPIEIDGGRGVVRFLDAA from the coding sequence ATGAACGAGATCATTTCGGACTACCGACGTATGGCGCGTGCCGAGGTCGGCGGCAAGTTCCACGTGCAGGCGCTGCTGCGAGGCCGTGGCATCCCGGTACCCGACTTCTTCTGTCTCTCGAGGCGGCTGCACGACCGTTGGTGGCAACCGGCGCGTGCAGAGGCGGCCGCGTTGCTGGCGACCGTCGACCCGCGAGACCGGGCCAGCGTGACGGACGCCGCTCGACGGCTGCAGGCGCTGGTGCACACGCTGGACATCGACGCGGCCACCTGCCGCGCGGTGCACGACGCCCTCGACCGTCACCTCGGCAATGCCGAATACGTCTCGGTGCGTGCCTGCATGCTCGGCGCCCGGCCCGAGTGGAGCGAGGACTCGGTGCACGACCCGCATGCCGGGATCAGCGCGACGGCGCTCTATGTGCGGCGCGAAGATGTGATCGCGAGGGTGCGTGACGGTTGGGCCAGCGCCTACAGCGAACAGGCGCTGCTCTACCGCCTGACGCAGGGGCAGGATGCACTGGGCGTCAGCGTCGCCATCGGCGTGCAGCGCATGGTGTTCGGCGAACGTTCGTTCGTGATGTTCACCTGCGACCCGAACACGACCGCACGCGACACCTTGCTGATCGCCGGGCACGGTATCGGCGAAGGTGTGGTGCAGGAAGCGGTGCCGGTCGACCACTATTTCGTCAACGCGAAAAGCGGCGCGATCGAGCGCCGGCTCGCGGTCAAGCATGTCGGGCTCGGCTTCGACGCGGAGCGTGGCCAGGGCCTGCGCGAATTCGAAGTCGCGCCCGAGCGGCGCGAGGCGGCCTGCCTCGACGACGACGAGATCCGGACGCTGCAAGCCTTGGGTCGCAAGATCGAACAGGTGTTCGGCTGGCCGCAAGACATCGAAGGCACGCTGGATGCGCAAGGTCGGGTGCACATCCTGCAGGCGCGGCCGGTGTCGATCGACTTCGTGCGCAAGCGCCTGTGGACCGGGCTCAACATCGCCGAGAGTTACCCGGGCGTTTCGAGCCCGCTGACCTACAGCCTGGCACGGCTGTTCTACCGCGTGATCTTTCGCGACATCTACCGTCGCGCCGGCGCACCCGACCGGCAGCTCACCGAGCACCACCACCGTCTCGACCGGATGATCGGCTACGTCAATGGCCGCATCTACTACTCGCTCAACGCCTTCTACCTGCTGCACGGCCTGGTGCCGATCTTCCCGTGGCTGTGCAAGGCCTGGGAGAACATGGTGGGCCTCAAGACCTCCTATTTCATCGATGCCGGCGAGGCAGCACCGGTGCTGCCGGCCTGGCGCCGCGGGTGGCAGCAGCTGCGGGGCTGGAGCATTTTCGCGCGCGAGTTCCTGATGCTGCCGCGCCGCATGCGGGCCTACAAGCAATGGTGGCGCGAGCGTGCGCTGCAGTCACGCCGGGTGCTGCAGGACGAGCGCGATGCCTTGGCGCTGACCGAGGAGTTCCACCGCTTGTGGCGCGACGTCGGCCGGCACTGGGGCGTGACGCTGATCAACGACGCCTACATCTTCACGCTGCACGCCATCGTCCAGGCACTGTTCAAACGCTGGCGGCTCGATGAAGACCCGGCGCTGCTGAGCAATCTGCTGTGCGGCGACGACCAGATCGAGAGCGTCGAGGTGTTTCTGTCGGTGCTGCGCATCGCGGCCTGGGTGCGCAGCCAGCCGACGCTGTGTGCCGACTTCCTTGCCAGCGACGACGCCACGCTGGTGCAACGCTTTCGGGCTCGCCGCCTCCACGCGACGCTGCTGACCCTGCTCGACGACCACATCGCCGCCTACGGCGACCGCTCGATGCAGGAGCTGAAAATGGAAAACCCGAGCTTGCGTGACGACCCGACGGTGCTGCTACGCGGCGTGCGCCGCTTCGTCAAGGCCGGGCTCGACCCCGATGCCTCGCGCGCGGCCGAACTGAAGCAGCGCGCCGAGGCCGAGGCGGCACTCGACCAGCGCTTCGGCCGCCGGTCGTTGCGCAAAGGCCTGCTGCGGTGGATGTTGAAGCTGCTGCGCGAGGTGATCGCGCATCGCGAGAACTCGCGCTACTGCCGCAGCGAGCTGTTCGGCATCTGCCGCGACCTCTTCCGTGCGCAAGCCGCCCATCTGGTGGCGCAGGGGGCGATCGAACGGGCCGACGACATCTACTACCTCACCGTCGACGAGATCACCGGCTACACCGACGGCACCGGGGTCGACGAGGCATTCCGCGAGACGGTCGAGCGGCGCCGCCGGCAGCTGCAGGCCTATGCGCAGCAAGAGGTGCCGGAGACGCTGGCGACCCAGGGCGCCTTGCGCAGCAATCCGTTGGCGCGGGCAGAGGCCGCACCGGGCGTGGCCGGGCAAGCGTTGCAGGGGTTGGGTTCCAGCATGGGCGTGGCGCAAGGCCGTGCCCGTGTGGTGCTCGACCCGCACCAGGTCGAAGACCTGCCGCCCGACACCATCCTCGTGACCCGCGAGACCGACCCCGGCTGGCTGTTCCTGATGCTCGCGTCGACCGGCATCGTGGTCGAGCGCGGCAGCATGCTCTCGCACACCGCGATCACCGGCCGCAAGTTCGGCATCCCGACGGTGGTGGGCGTCGACGACGCCTGCCGACGGATCGCCGACGGCGCCCCGATCGAGATCGATGGGGGGCGGGGTGTGGTTCGGTTCCTCGACGCCGCATGA
- a CDS encoding NAD-dependent epimerase/dehydratase family protein yields MSRAAVPASDRGVVLLGATGFVGSAVVRQLATQVSCGRRFGDVRLLVHRRRLPLLPDGASVHAGSVAALPDGLLPAFPHVVIHCASKQIDHDGSGFGVNVTGVEHLARAVNRETRAILFVSSHSVYGEGPQRGVREDAPLQPASPLALSRAQCETALAALAARGACAVSVFRTRFVLGPGDRHVLPGLARLLAAGLSVGNGDQRYSVIDVDDFARILLAFAERHLNGTAPRARFEAYNVGYERPISLGEIRALLDERQPLPPPRWRLPVYEPLLRLIGRLPAARLRQMVQRLRLVGHDHYGDVAKLRAALGNDWLQTDPREAVRRALQGLHVEGRARA; encoded by the coding sequence GTGAGCCGGGCCGCAGTGCCGGCCAGCGACCGGGGTGTGGTGCTGCTCGGTGCCACCGGGTTCGTCGGCTCGGCGGTGGTGCGCCAGCTGGCGACGCAAGTGTCGTGCGGGCGCCGCTTCGGCGACGTCCGATTGCTGGTTCACCGGCGCCGCTTGCCCTTGCTACCCGACGGTGCCAGCGTGCATGCCGGCTCCGTCGCCGCCTTGCCCGACGGCCTGTTGCCGGCCTTCCCGCACGTCGTGATCCATTGCGCCAGCAAACAGATCGACCACGACGGCAGCGGCTTTGGCGTCAATGTGACGGGTGTCGAGCACCTTGCGCGGGCGGTCAACCGCGAGACGCGGGCCATCTTGTTCGTCAGTTCTCACTCGGTGTACGGCGAGGGGCCGCAGCGCGGTGTGCGCGAAGACGCGCCGTTGCAGCCGGCCTCGCCGCTGGCCTTGTCGCGCGCCCAGTGTGAGACGGCGCTCGCCGCGTTGGCGGCGCGAGGGGCCTGCGCGGTGTCGGTGTTCCGCACGCGTTTCGTGCTGGGGCCTGGTGACCGCCATGTGCTGCCGGGGCTTGCCCGCTTGCTGGCCGCGGGACTGTCGGTCGGCAATGGCGATCAGCGCTACTCGGTGATCGACGTCGACGACTTCGCGCGCATCCTGCTCGCGTTTGCCGAGCGGCACTTGAACGGGACGGCGCCGCGGGCACGCTTCGAGGCCTACAACGTGGGCTACGAACGGCCCATCTCGCTCGGCGAGATCCGCGCGCTGTTGGACGAGCGGCAGCCGCTGCCACCACCGCGCTGGCGACTGCCGGTGTACGAGCCGTTGCTGCGCCTGATCGGCCGACTGCCGGCGGCACGATTGCGCCAGATGGTGCAGCGATTGCGTTTGGTCGGCCACGACCACTATGGGGACGTCGCCAAGCTGCGTGCGGCACTCGGCAACGACTGGCTGCAGACCGACCCGCGCGAGGCGGTGCGCCGTGCCTTGCAAGGGCTGCACGTCGAGGGGAGGGCGAGAGCATGA
- a CDS encoding methyltransferase family protein, with product MPSTSSSPGPDGSARPHRSHAALLIAVIGILLMLLLGGWRALTATGPTRALLAGLAFVYVVWILSEFRITASAKSQDTRTDGATCEAYATARFITMACAFGFESIWSSTGAWLPIGLSLFAAGIGLRAWAIRTLGQAYSHRVRTPDGEAIVDTGPYRVLRHPAYAGMLLAHVGVLVLCFNGWLLAALCGVFVPALVCRIRVEEAHLLQMPAYRAFAAGRARLAPGVW from the coding sequence ATGCCTTCCACATCCTCATCGCCCGGGCCTGACGGGTCTGCGCGGCCCCATCGGTCCCATGCCGCCTTGCTGATCGCGGTGATCGGCATCCTGCTGATGCTGCTGCTCGGAGGCTGGCGGGCCCTCACCGCGACCGGCCCCACACGCGCGCTGCTGGCGGGCCTGGCCTTCGTCTATGTGGTGTGGATCCTGTCCGAGTTCCGCATCACCGCCTCCGCAAAGAGCCAGGACACCCGCACCGACGGCGCCACCTGCGAGGCCTATGCGACCGCGCGCTTCATCACGATGGCCTGCGCCTTCGGCTTCGAGTCGATCTGGTCGTCGACGGGCGCCTGGCTGCCCATCGGGCTGTCGCTCTTTGCCGCGGGCATCGGGCTGCGGGCCTGGGCGATCCGAACGCTGGGTCAGGCGTACTCGCATCGGGTGCGCACCCCCGACGGCGAGGCCATCGTCGACACCGGACCGTATCGGGTGCTGCGTCATCCGGCGTATGCGGGCATGTTGCTGGCCCACGTGGGGGTTCTGGTGCTGTGCTTCAACGGGTGGTTGCTGGCCGCGCTGTGCGGTGTGTTCGTGCCGGCGCTGGTGTGCCGCATCCGGGTCGAGGAAGCGCATCTGCTGCAAATGCCCGCCTATCGGGCCTTCGCCGCCGGGCGGGCGCGTCTGGCACCGGGGGTGTGGTGA
- a CDS encoding AfsA-related hotdog domain-containing protein: MNAITQAERSFDHEWGRIQNSAHQRTIARELAHKRQLESVYVTSLHQLSDSEFLIGAFVPQSNQYINDMRLGPQDVTLSLVEIGRQIGIAVSHEFLGVPHGHAFILDDMRFEPMPAWHSIDWRTAERLWVHMTVRDCKLGAEHELVSVRAEGTFYVGEQCVCRQSSGWTVQPQHRYLRLRELARLRHVRRPPVPQGDEPPLAGGFRVRAHASAARAVIEDTLWVSRTDHSFVGTLRVERDNRFFFDHQNDHVPGLLVLEGMRRLALDVASRYRRYDGEALLREMEVDFTSFAELDCPVYLTARPAGQPDVMGPPERLHVEARQGERLVASSRFLMA, translated from the coding sequence ATGAATGCCATCACACAGGCAGAGCGAAGTTTCGATCATGAGTGGGGCCGGATCCAGAACTCGGCCCACCAACGCACCATCGCGCGTGAGCTGGCGCACAAGCGGCAACTGGAGAGCGTCTACGTGACGTCGCTCCACCAGCTGTCGGACAGCGAGTTCCTGATCGGCGCTTTCGTGCCGCAGTCGAACCAGTACATCAACGACATGCGACTGGGCCCGCAGGACGTGACGCTCTCGCTGGTCGAGATCGGTCGGCAGATCGGCATTGCCGTCTCGCACGAGTTTCTCGGCGTCCCCCACGGGCATGCCTTCATCCTCGACGACATGCGCTTCGAGCCGATGCCCGCCTGGCACAGCATCGACTGGCGCACCGCCGAGCGGCTGTGGGTGCACATGACCGTGCGCGACTGCAAGCTGGGCGCCGAGCACGAGCTGGTCTCGGTCAGGGCCGAGGGCACGTTCTACGTCGGCGAGCAGTGTGTGTGTCGGCAGAGCAGCGGGTGGACCGTGCAGCCCCAGCATCGCTACCTTCGGCTGCGCGAGCTGGCGCGGCTGCGGCACGTGCGTCGGCCGCCCGTGCCGCAAGGCGACGAGCCGCCGTTGGCCGGTGGCTTCCGGGTGCGTGCGCACGCGAGCGCCGCGCGGGCGGTGATCGAGGACACCCTGTGGGTGAGCCGCACCGACCACAGCTTCGTTGGCACGCTGCGGGTCGAGCGAGACAACCGGTTTTTCTTCGACCACCAGAACGACCATGTACCCGGTCTGTTGGTGCTCGAAGGCATGCGACGGCTGGCCCTCGACGTTGCCAGCCGCTATCGGCGATACGACGGCGAGGCCTTGCTGCGCGAGATGGAGGTCGATTTCACGAGCTTCGCGGAACTGGACTGCCCCGTTTACCTCACCGCGCGTCCTGCCGGGCAGCCCGACGTGATGGGCCCGCCCGAGCGTCTCCACGTCGAAGCCCGCCAGGGTGAGCGCCTGGTCGCCAGCAGCCGGTTCCTGATGGCCTGA
- a CDS encoding alpha-amylase family protein: MAEHWYKNAIIYCLDVKTFADGNGDGIGDFVGLRDKLDYLAGLNVDCVWLQPFYPSPMRDNGYDIVDYYNVDPRLGTLGDFVEFSRRARDRGMRVMIDLVVNHTSIDHPWFQSARRDASSPYRDYYVWSEDKPADAGEGMVFAGEQTTTWTWDREAKAYYFHRFYDHQAELNISSPLVRREIEKITGFWLQLGVTGFRIDALPFLIELKGLPSEGQQDPHDYLRELRQHVQTLCGDACLMAEANLPPEEVPNYFGDGDKIHMSFNFWLNQHLFLALARKDGRPVRQAWEQLPPLPRNCQWNNFLRSHDELDLGRLTDAERQEVFAAFGPEPDMQLYGRGIRRRLAPMLGNDRRRLELCHSLMLTLPGTPVLRYGDEIGMGDDLGLPDRESVRTPMQWSADDNGGFSQAPPERLALPPVGEGEFGYASVNVEAQRRDPQSLLNWLERMTRRRKETSEFGLGEFSWIETDKPELLAHRCDLDTSTVFAVHNFSPRRQKFSLPIGPGVNCVHDVLADHRHEVTEDGHYRCELEPYGYRWLRARRAG; the protein is encoded by the coding sequence ATGGCCGAGCACTGGTACAAGAACGCGATCATCTACTGCCTGGATGTCAAGACGTTTGCAGACGGCAACGGCGACGGCATCGGCGACTTCGTCGGGCTGCGCGACAAGCTCGACTACCTGGCCGGGCTGAACGTCGATTGCGTCTGGCTGCAGCCCTTCTATCCCTCGCCGATGCGGGACAACGGCTACGACATCGTCGACTACTACAACGTCGACCCGCGCCTCGGCACGCTGGGGGACTTCGTCGAGTTCTCGCGCCGCGCCCGCGACCGCGGCATGCGCGTGATGATCGACCTGGTGGTCAACCACACGTCGATCGACCACCCGTGGTTCCAGTCGGCCCGGCGTGACGCCTCATCGCCGTACCGCGACTACTACGTCTGGTCCGAAGACAAGCCCGCCGACGCCGGCGAAGGTATGGTCTTCGCCGGCGAGCAGACCACCACCTGGACCTGGGACCGCGAGGCCAAGGCCTATTACTTCCACCGCTTCTACGACCACCAGGCCGAGCTCAACATCTCGAGCCCGCTGGTGCGCCGCGAGATCGAGAAGATCACCGGCTTCTGGCTGCAGCTCGGCGTGACCGGCTTTCGCATCGACGCCCTGCCGTTTCTGATCGAACTCAAGGGCCTGCCGTCCGAAGGTCAGCAAGACCCGCATGACTATTTGCGCGAGCTGCGCCAGCATGTGCAGACCTTGTGCGGCGACGCCTGCCTGATGGCCGAGGCCAACCTGCCGCCGGAGGAGGTGCCGAACTACTTCGGCGACGGCGACAAGATCCACATGTCGTTCAACTTCTGGCTCAACCAGCACCTGTTCCTCGCGCTGGCCCGCAAAGACGGCCGGCCCGTGCGGCAGGCCTGGGAGCAGTTGCCACCGTTGCCGCGCAACTGCCAGTGGAACAACTTCTTGCGCAGCCACGACGAGCTGGACCTGGGCCGGCTCACCGACGCCGAACGTCAGGAAGTGTTCGCCGCCTTCGGCCCGGAGCCCGACATGCAGCTCTACGGCCGTGGCATACGCCGTCGCCTGGCCCCCATGCTCGGCAACGACCGCCGTCGGCTCGAGCTGTGCCATAGCCTGATGCTGACCTTGCCCGGCACACCGGTGCTGCGCTACGGCGACGAGATCGGCATGGGCGACGACCTCGGCCTGCCCGACCGCGAATCGGTGCGCACGCCGATGCAATGGAGCGCCGACGACAACGGCGGCTTCTCGCAGGCTCCGCCCGAACGGCTGGCCTTGCCGCCGGTCGGCGAAGGCGAGTTCGGCTATGCCAGCGTGAATGTCGAAGCCCAGCGCCGCGACCCGCAATCGCTGCTGAACTGGCTCGAGCGCATGACACGGCGGCGCAAGGAGACGTCCGAGTTCGGGCTGGGCGAGTTCAGCTGGATCGAGACCGACAAGCCCGAGCTACTGGCCCACCGCTGCGATCTCGACACATCGACCGTGTTCGCGGTGCACAACTTCTCGCCGCGGCGGCAGAAGTTCTCGCTGCCCATCGGCCCCGGCGTGAACTGCGTCCACGACGTGCTGGCCGACCACCGCCACGAGGTGACCGAAGACGGCCACTACCGGTGCGAACTGGAACCCTACGGCTACCGCTGGCTGCGCGCGCGCCGCGCGGGTTGA
- a CDS encoding phospholipase D-like domain-containing protein, whose amino-acid sequence MLEFFSASEMSVPRALLLLLIVAVLLLVLCVWSIKRHRNPYLVVKSDEPLDALLPSVCGLTHGTLCEGNRVDVFENGAFFEMMFDEIAAARRSVHFETFLWKEGALGQRLVEALVARSRAGVQVRVLVDARGGHKMGKSARQQLVDGGCSFQYYHPMKLANIGVFNERDHRKLVVIDGRVALVGGHCIVDSWLGNAEDRNHFRDIGARLRGPVVHAIQSTFSENWVEVTGELLVGDAVFPPLQPEGEVGVHVARVKPEGSAPAVKILHHLMLCLARERIYIQNPYFLPEAEAVKALGQAVARGVDVRVMVPSVDASDMPFVQRAAHRNFEALLESGVRVFEYTRTLLHQKVMTVDGVWCAIGSSNFDDRSFEINDEVTIGLRDATLARHFEAIFERDAQDCVELKLDRWRRRPWRHKVLDHVLYSFNELL is encoded by the coding sequence ATGCTCGAGTTCTTCAGCGCGTCGGAGATGTCGGTCCCCCGCGCCCTGCTGCTGTTGCTGATCGTCGCGGTGCTGCTGCTGGTGCTGTGCGTGTGGTCGATCAAGCGGCACCGCAACCCTTATCTGGTGGTCAAGAGCGACGAGCCGCTGGACGCGCTGCTGCCCTCGGTGTGCGGCCTGACGCACGGGACCCTTTGCGAAGGCAACCGGGTGGACGTGTTCGAGAACGGGGCCTTCTTCGAGATGATGTTCGACGAGATTGCCGCCGCGCGCCGCTCGGTGCACTTCGAGACCTTCTTGTGGAAAGAGGGGGCGTTGGGGCAGCGGCTGGTGGAGGCCCTGGTGGCACGCAGCCGCGCCGGCGTGCAGGTGCGGGTGTTGGTCGACGCCCGCGGCGGCCACAAGATGGGCAAGTCAGCGCGGCAGCAACTGGTCGACGGCGGCTGCTCCTTTCAGTACTACCACCCGATGAAGCTGGCCAACATCGGCGTGTTCAACGAACGCGACCACCGCAAGCTGGTGGTGATCGACGGGCGCGTCGCACTGGTGGGCGGCCACTGCATCGTCGACAGCTGGCTCGGCAACGCCGAGGACCGCAACCACTTCCGCGACATCGGGGCGCGTTTGCGCGGCCCGGTGGTGCATGCCATCCAGTCCACCTTCAGCGAAAACTGGGTCGAGGTGACGGGCGAACTGCTGGTGGGCGACGCCGTCTTTCCGCCGCTGCAACCCGAAGGTGAGGTCGGCGTGCACGTCGCGCGTGTCAAACCGGAAGGCTCGGCGCCAGCGGTGAAGATCCTGCACCACTTGATGCTGTGCCTGGCACGCGAGCGCATCTACATCCAGAACCCCTATTTCCTGCCCGAGGCCGAAGCCGTCAAGGCGCTCGGCCAGGCCGTGGCGCGCGGTGTCGATGTGCGCGTGATGGTGCCGTCGGTCGACGCATCGGACATGCCCTTCGTGCAACGCGCCGCACACCGCAATTTCGAAGCTTTGCTCGAGTCGGGCGTGCGCGTCTTCGAGTACACCCGCACCCTGCTGCACCAGAAGGTCATGACCGTCGACGGCGTGTGGTGCGCTATCGGTTCGAGCAACTTCGACGATCGCTCATTCGAGATCAACGACGAAGTCACCATCGGTCTGCGCGACGCCACGCTGGCCCGCCACTTCGAGGCCATTTTCGAACGTGACGCGCAAGACTGCGTCGAGCTGAAGCTCGACCGCTGGCGCCGGCGCCCCTGGCGTCACAAGGTGCTCGACCACGTGCTCTACAGCTTCAACGAATTGCTCTGA
- a CDS encoding PEP-CTERM sorting domain-containing protein: MKMSRLGSWAASASACAVALLAPIGAAHAGIYTSTGETFEASAQYQAGQRLDWVTVAHQSELTNQGGGFGYAGAYNESRFVQHAGDIDTFGGYQQSVFDMLGGNVDSLQLNGNAQAQLRGGSISSLLRTDEARITIYGSSFQFENNLLSGTWADGTAFSFWLFDGTQGNTFAANLDYVSFVQLAPVPEPTTYALTGLGLAALGVAARRRRRNGDAG, encoded by the coding sequence ATGAAGATGTCGCGTCTGGGTTCATGGGCTGCTTCTGCATCGGCCTGTGCCGTTGCACTGCTGGCTCCGATCGGCGCTGCGCATGCAGGGATCTACACCTCCACCGGCGAGACGTTCGAGGCGTCGGCGCAGTATCAGGCTGGCCAGCGTCTCGACTGGGTCACCGTGGCCCACCAATCCGAGCTGACCAACCAGGGCGGCGGCTTCGGCTATGCGGGCGCCTACAACGAGTCGCGCTTCGTGCAACACGCCGGTGACATCGACACCTTCGGCGGATACCAACAGAGCGTGTTCGACATGCTCGGCGGCAACGTCGACTCCCTGCAACTGAACGGCAACGCGCAGGCACAACTGCGCGGCGGCTCGATCTCCTCGCTGCTCCGCACCGACGAGGCCCGCATCACGATCTACGGCAGCAGCTTCCAGTTCGAGAACAACCTGTTGTCCGGCACCTGGGCCGACGGCACGGCGTTCAGCTTCTGGCTGTTCGACGGCACGCAAGGCAACACCTTCGCCGCCAACCTCGACTACGTGTCGTTCGTGCAACTGGCACCCGTGCCCGAGCCCACCACCTACGCCCTCACCGGCTTGGGCCTGGCCGCCCTCGGCGTGGCAGCGCGCCGCCGCCGTCGCAACGGCGACGCCGGCTGA